CAAAAATACCCGGTTGCATGGCTCAGCCTCGATGATGAAGACGATGATCCGCAGCAGTTCGGTGCCTACCTGGTGGCGGCATTGTCCCGCGCGTCGGAGGACATTGGCTGGCAGGCGCAACAACTTCTGGATAACGATGCGCTGACCCCCATCAGAACGGTCATTTCGGTGCTCCTGAATGGGATCGCCGCATGCGGCCGCTGCGTATTCCTGGTACTGGATGATGCCGACCGCCTGACTGCGAAACCGGTTCTCGCGATTGCGTCGCGTCTGCTGCAATATGCGCCCGACAACATGCACGTGCTGCTCGGAGCGCGCGGCGAACCTGCCTTGACGCTCGGCCAGCTCAGGGCACCGGAAAAGCTGATGCGAATTAATGTCGACGACCTCCGTTTTTCGATCGACGAGGCGCAGGCGTTCTTTGACCAGACAGGTACACGGCCGCTCGACCGTACCAGTGTCAAGTTGCTGAACGAGACGACTGAGGGGTGGGTGGCGGGCTTGCAGCTGGCGTCCCTTGCACTGACTCAGGCGGGAGATGCGGCCCGGGTTGCCAGTCACCTTGCCGGAAGCGGCTCTGGGATCGATCGCTACCTGAACGATACGGTGCTGATGCATTTGCCGCCGCCCATGCTCAAGTTTCTGCTGTACACGTCGATTCTTGAACGGCTCACCCCTGGCGTATGCGATGCCATCATGGGCGATGGTGCTGAAAGCGGGAAAAAGCTGGACTGGCTCGAACGGCATAACGTGTTCATCCGGCCACTTGATGAACCACAGGTGTGGTACCGCTATCACGCACTGCTGTCCGACGCACTGCGGCGCCGCCTTATCCGCCAGATGCCGCAACAGGTTGCTTTGCTGCATCACCGTGCAAGCCAGTGGTTCGCAGGTGCACGTCTTTGGCCCGAAGCAGTCCGACATGCCTTGGCCGCAGACGAACCCGAGCAGGCCGCGCAGTGGGTTGAGAACTGCGCGATAGAGAGGTTGGAACACGGTGAGCCATACACGTCGCTAGGTTGGATCGAGAAGCTTCCGGCGAATGTGGTCCACGGACGGCTACGTTTGCGTCTCGCCAAAGCGTGGGCACTTGCACTCTCACTTCAGACAATCCGTGCCTCGACGGAAATCGGTGCTGTGGTGGACGAATTTAATCGGATGTGTCACGCACATAGTGCCGTAGTCGACGAGACTGCGTTGGCGGAAGTGAGCGCGGTCGGCGCATTGATCGCAGGCGTTAGTGACGATAGCGAACGTGCGCTTGAACTCGGGCGCGCCACAGAAGGCTCAATGGCGCCTGTGGCACCGTGGGTAAAGCGCTACTCGCAAATAGCCCAATTTTTTGGTTTGATATATCGGGGAAGGTTTGATCATATCCTTGGCATATGGGAGATCGTTAAAAACGGAGCGGGGCATGGTGAGGACCCGAGCTACTCCGATATGTTTCGACACGCGATGTACGGTCTTGCCGCACTTATATATGGCGAGCTTCGTGACGCAAAGCGAACGCTCGAGGCGGCGGTCCGGCATACGGAAAATGCTTTCGGTGCGTCATCCTCCTGCGCGGTTGAGCTGGCCGGCCTACTTGCATTCGCCTACTACGAGTGCAACGAACTGTCTGAAGCACGAAAGATGATCGCAGGTCGCATGAGCATTGCACTGGAGACTACCCATCAGGGTGGCTTGATACGCCACGTGCTTTGCGCTGCCCGCCTGCTGTGGCGCGACGGGGAGACGGGCTCGGCGCTGGCTATTCTGGAGGACGGTCGACGGGTTGCAAAAGCCCGGCAGTGGCTACGCCTCAAGCTGGCGTGCGATGCCGAGACGGCAAGATTGCTCCTCGACGACGGCAACGTTACCCAGGCCAGGCAGATCGCCGACGAACTGAGCATGAATGTTCCAAAGATGTGCGAAGGGCGGATGGGGTCCGCTGTGGAAACCTGGACAAGCTACTGCCTTGTGCAAGCCCGCGTTCTGATTGCCGAGAATCTAAGTGATAAGGCCGTCAGCATTCTTGTGCGTTTGCTGGATACGCTGGCTGCTCTATGCTGGCGTCCTGCCGAGGCTCTTGTTTCCCTGCTGCTTTCGCGCGCGTTCGATCAACGTGGAGAGTCTGAGAAAGCGCTCACCGCGCTCGATCGTGCGCTGCGCATCGGTGGGGCGATTGGCATGATCAACAGCTTCGTAGATGAAGGGCAGCCGGTGCGCGAGTTGCTACGACGGTTTTGCCAGGTCTCAGGAGAGGACTCGTTTGCGGAAATCGCTTACGCAAACAGATTGCTGGCAGTTTTCGATGAGCTTGATCATTCGCGATCTGCATCCACCCGGTTTGTCGAGGTCGTAACGTCGTCGGATACGCTGAGTGCGAGAGAGCTGGAGATAGTCACCTATGTTGCCCGTGGCCTTTCGAACAAGGAAGTGGGTCGAGCGTTGAAACTGGCACCTGAGACGGTCAAATGGCATATGAAGAACATCTTCGAAAAACTCAACGTGAACTCGAGAATCGAAGCCGTACAAACGGCGCTGTCACGTGACTGACCCGATGACCAGATAGTGGCAAAGACCGCTGTGTCCCAGAACACGGTGGACGGAGCTTGGGCAATGCCGCTAGAGTGCGAAGTGTTGCCGGGTACGAACAGACGCACTGCAGGTTTCAAAAATCGTAGCTACTGCTCAAATAGAAAAGGCGCCCAGGCTGTAGCTCCACGTCCCTCAATGCGTAATCGCCGTACAGCCTGTGATTGAAGACGTTCTTGACGCTCAAAGTGGTCGACCAGTGTCGCGCGCGGTAATACAGGCTGGCGTCGGTACGGGCCTGGCCCGGTACCGGATGCATGGCCTCCTGACTGTCCGTCGCGTTGTATCGGTTACGTGCCCATATGCCGAACCCCATCCCCCATCCACGCAATGGCTCACTCTGAAAGTCATAGGTCGTCCATAAGCTCGCAACGTGCGCCGGCAATTGCCCCCATTCGTCGTCCGGAGTTTGCAGGTTGCTGTAGGCATAGCTGGCAATGACGTTCCAGCCCGGCAGCAAGCGTCCGGTCATGTCGAATTCGACACCGCGATAAGCGAAGTCCGGCGAGGTCACGTAGAAGCCAGGATGAGTCGGATCGACCTGGACGGGATTCGATTGCCGGCTCCGGAATAACGCCGCCGTCGCGGTGAGCCGGTCGTCCAGCAACGCGAGTTTCACGCCTGCTTCGACAGAGCGGCCAACCCTCGGAAGCGGTGCGCGTCCGTCGAAAGCGGGAAAGGTGTACTGCGGTTCGAAGCTATGCGTCGCGTTTGCATAGACGGTAACGGCATCGCTCATCCGGTAGGCAATGCCGATACCCGGTGACCAGTTTGCCGCGCTGTTCGATGCAGAACCGGGCAGGGCATGAGTCGTCCAGACGTAGCTGCGCGCCAGATTTAGCAACACGCGTAACGGTCCCCATGCAATCTGGTCCTGCACGTAGAGCGTTGCCTGGACGTCTGTCTCGGTTGGAATTTTGGCGATGTCCTGCAGTTCGATCGACGGTAACTGCGGCGATGGGAGCGCGGCGGCGCTCGCCGGTCCGTTTCCGGGCATCTGCGCGTACCGGTCCGACGACCATGCAACGCCGGCCAGCAGCGTGTGTTTAACCGAGCCCGTGTGGATCTTCATCTGGAGGTTGTTGTCGAGGCTGATCTGGTTTTGCCGGATCTGATCGGTCTGCGCGTTGAAGATGCCGACCGACGAAGTACCGGGACTGAGTTGGGCGAGTGCGTAAGCCTTGAAGTCTTGTCTCGCCGCGTCGTACCGGGCCTTGCTGTGAAAGGTTAGCGATCCGGCGAGTTTGCGCGTGTAGTCGTAGTACAGCGACGTGCTGTTCGACATGAAGCCGTCGTCGGGTCGACCCAGCGGCGACGACGACTGCAGCGGCCCGCCCGGAAGGAACAACGAAATCGGCGCGACCGGTACCCGGCTCGTATGCTGCTCGAACCCGACGACGACGCGCGTCTGCACGTCCTGCCAGCCGATCGACGGTGCTACGTAGAAGTCGCGTTGACCGTCGTAGCCGATGAAGTTCCGATCGGCGTGTTCGGCGGAAACCACAAAACGGTAGGTCAGTTTCCCGTCGTCCAGAATCGAACCGGCCAGATCGAGTGAGCCTAGCCAGTCGCCATATGATCCGGTCTGCACGGTCAGTCGATGCACCGGATCGGCCTGTGGCGTTTTCGTGACCACGTTGATGATGCCGCCCGGGTCCATGCTTCCCGCGAGGATCGAATCGGCGCCCTTGAGCACTTCCACGCGCGACAACGCAACGGCAGGCAAGGAGAGCGGTATGTCGCTCTGCGTTAGCGCGACCGGCAGGCCGTTAATCAGCACCGGTGCCATGAATCCACGAATGTAGGGCGTGCCCTGCGCCGTGTAGGTCTGAGCGCGCTCGATCGTCATGCTGCTGACGTTCCTGAGCGCATCCGTGACGGACTCGTCCCGCTGGCTTTCCAGCACGTCCGGCGTGAGGACCTCGATCGATTGTGGAATGTCCGCGATAGGGGTGTCCGTTCGTGTGGCGAAAGACGACGATCGGGCGGCAAACCCCAGATCCTCCGTTGCTGCTGGAGCTGTTACCGCAATCGTCGGCAGAACGGCGAGGGCTTCGGCGGCGAGCGGCGGGGCAGTACCTGATTGCGCCGGCAATCGCTCGATAACGTAGGTGCTCTCGTTGCGTTTTTGAGCCGTGAGCCCGGTGCCCTGCAAAAGACGATCGAGTGCCTGAACGAGCGTCAGCGTACCGGACAACGCCGGTGCGTCATGATTCGCCGTGAGCGCGGCCGGCGCCAGAATGTTTACGTTGCCGTCGCGTGCCAGTTGAGAAAGAGAGAGCGCCAGGGTTTGAGCAGGCAGGTCGACGGTCGTCTGCGCATGAGCCGCGATGCTGACGAAGTTCAGGGTGCCCAGGAGCACCGCCAGCATGCATCGCTCAAGCATCTTCCTCGTCTTGCTGGCTGTCATTCACTGTCTCATCGATGCGTTGCGCAACTTATCGCGTGTGGCCGAAGGCTGACGAGAGGCAGCGTGCCCCGTCGACGATCCGCATCCGTAGCCGGATGGCTCGCGTCGAACGCTTTTGCTTCGGGGATAAGGTCTATCGGCGCGACGCAACGACTGCGGTACCGTCCGGCTTCACGGTCACCGTGACGGGCGCGACAGAGGGGAGGGTCTTGAGCAACTGGTCCGGATCGGCAATCGAGAATCCACCGGTCACGCGAAACGTGCCGGCGCGTGGGTCGGCGAGCACGATGGGCTGCGCTCGATAGCGTTGCAATTCCTCGATGACATCGCTAATGCGGGTCGCGTTGAAATCGAGGCGTCGGTCCGTCCAGTCGAGCATTGCCGACACGGCCTGAGATCCGGTGACCGGTACCACCGCGGTCCCATTCGTGCGCAGGGCTTCGTGCGCGGTCAGCAGCGCGGGTGGCGCACTGGAGGACGACGTGACCGACACTTGTCCTTCGAGCACCGCCACGCTTACGCCGGAATCGAGCAGTCGGACGCTGAACTGCGTGCCGACATCGCGGATCTCGGCCGTCCCGGCATACACGTGAAAAGGGCGCAGCGCGCTGTGGTTGACGGAAAAAAGTGCTTCGCCCCGCTCCAGCGTCAGTTCGCGCGAGCGCAGACGATTAACGAAACGAATTGCCGTATTCGTGTTGAGCAGCACATGGCTTCCGTCGTCGAGATCGAGCGACGATTGCTGTCCGATGGAGGACGACATGTCCTGCCGCGATTGCACGGGATTGATGACCCAGACGGTCGTCATCGCCATCGCGCAGCACGCTAATGCGATGCCTGGCCAGAGACCGGGCAGGCGCGCCGTACGCGCAGGTTCTGTCGGGCGAGGCGTGCGATTGTCGACCTGCCGGGGATAGCGGCTACGCAAAGCGGCAAGGTTGGTGTCCACCGCGCGGTCGGCGGCCTCAAGCTCGGCCAGGTAGGCGAGCCGCTCCGGGATCTGGCCGGCCCAAGCCTCGATGGCCGCGAGGGCAGCCTTTTTTTGCTGCGTATCGCCGAACTTCGCGGATGAGAACAGATCGTCGGCGTGATCGCGCTCAGACTGGCTCAACGGCATGGGCACGGCGATCCGGGAAGTAATTCATGCGTGACACAGGTGTTATCGCAGCACGGCGCGGCACTCGCGCATCGCTTGCACCAGGTATTTACGGATGACCGTTGGACTGATGCCCATTTCACTGGCTGCTTCTTCATAAGTCATGTGATGCAGTTTGCAGAGGACGAAGGCTTCCCGGCAACGGGGCGGCAGCGCGTCGATAATCGTACAGAGTTCGTTGACGGCCTGGCGACCCGCGAGCGAGCGTTCGGGCGTGAGTTCGGAGTAAGCGATCCGGTCGAGGTCGTCCTCGCTATCGTCGACCGATCGCCACGACACCCGGGAGACTCGGCGGCCGCCGTCGATCTGCAGATTGCGTGCAATACCGAACAGCAAGCCACGGGGCGAGTGTACCTCATGGCTTTGCGCATAACGCAGCGCCCGTTCGAACGATGACTGCGCGACGTCGGCAGCGTTATCGGTATCGAGTTCGCGAGTCAGCACCCGCTTCAACTCGTAATAGCCGCTGACCAGTTCATCGAAAAGCCCCTTAGCCAAGGTAACTCCAAACGGGTGCGACAAAGCGCAGGGTTGAGATATCGGTAGGCGGATGTCGTTGCCATGCGGTGATTACATGAATGTGACATCAGTGACGTCGACTTTTACGCGGTCAGACTTTTTGTGTCAAGCGGCGCTGCCGCCGATAGAGCGCCTGGCTCTATCGGCGGCATCAACTACACAGAAATGCCCGCTGGCGGGCGTAAGTTATGAACCCGCGAATGCCGGTCCGTTTTTCTGCCTGAGATAGCGTTCGAGGTCATCGAAGCTGACGTAGCCGCCGCCTGAACGATCGATGTCGTGGAAGTGATCCGCGATATAACCGAGCCCCGCCTGCTTCGCTGCGGCCTGCGTAAGAAGGTGCGTGGAAGGGTCGGCCGCCTCGGTAAAGCGACGCTTCAGATTCGCCAGTACCTGTTCCCGTAACGCTTGTCCCTGCGGCTCCGGAACGACGGTCCCAGCCGGGTCGGGTGGCGGCGATACGAGCCGGTCTCCGACCTTGAGCAAACGTACCGGTGCTTGCCCGTCGGTCACTGCTGGAACGCTGTATGGGGTTGCCTGGACCAGAGAGGCCGACATCAGCCCCATCGCGATCAGAATGGTTTGTGCACAAAGAAATTTCATCGCTGCCTCATTTCAATCGAAGTGATCGGAATCGATACCGTCTTAACGCGCGGCTACGCTTGCCACCGATGCCGTGCCGAAGAAGCGGTCTATCGCCTGTTTCATCGGCTGCCGCGAGTCTTTGGTCAGGTAGATCATGTGACCGCCCGGGAACGCCTTGACGGGGACGGTTGGAGCCAGACCCGCTCCCTCCAGATCAAGCTCGCTTTGATGGAGCGGGCAGGCCAGATCGTGGTAGCCGTGAAACACCACCACCTTCAGCTTCGGATCGAGCGTCAGTGCGTCGGTCAGATCGGGTAGCGATGTCGGGTGATTGGACTTGTCCGCTCCGTGCTTCCAGTCCCACATGTCGATTGGATCGCTCGGCTCCAGCGCATAGGTCGACTTGCTTGTGTACCCGAGGAAATTCGGCAGGAAACCCGTGATTTCATTCTGGAACGCGAGATCGTTGTAGCTTTGAGCATCGTATGTGGCGCTCGCCGGAATGGTGACCATGCCGTTGTAGCGATCCATATGCGTACCGTCATCGCCCAGGCCGAGTTGCGCAATCATGCTCGCTTCGAAATATTGAGGCCGCATGTTGAGGCTGGTCGACCATTCGACATTGGTCAATCCAGTCTTTGCGGCGAGCAATCCGAATAGCGTTTGCTGGTCTTGAGTAAAGGAACCGGGCTCGCCTGGGACAGACTTCCTGCTCGCCGTGCTCCGAAGATACGGCGATAGCGCGGGAACCCAATACTGCGACGAGAACAGGCGCATCTGATTCACATAATCAGGAAGCGTTGCCGTTGCGGCAAGCGGGTCGGTCGCGACTTTCTTCGAGTACGCGACGGCACCGTAGCTCGGAATGAACCCCTCACACGAGAAATTGCCAGATCGCTCGCAATTGGTCTTGTAGCTCAGGATCGGCGAATTCAGTATGACGCCGGTCAATGCCGGTCCGCCTTGCCCGGAACTACCCGCCTGCTCGAGCAGGTCTGCGACGATCGGCGTACGGATGCCGCCGTAAGACTCGCCGTACAGATACTTGGGCGAGGTCTGCCGATGGTTAGCCGCAATGTACCGGGTGATGAAGTCGCGGAACGCTTTGGTGTCCTGGTCCACGCCCCAGAATTCCTGATTCGTGTGCGGAGCGATCGCCTCTGAAAAACCGGTGCCCGGTGCATCGACAAAAACCAGATCGGTGTCGTCTAGCATGCTCACGTCGTTGTCGACCAACGGGAAACTCGTGGGCTGCGTTTGCAGTTGATCCGGCGTAAAACTGGCTTCGTCCACCTTGAATGTCTTCGGCCCCCATGAGCCTAGATGGAGCCAGATCGTCGACGAGCCCGGACCGCCATTCCAGAAGAACGTCACGGGGCGCGTGCCGAGCGGCTGATTGTCGCGCGTATAGGCGACGTAGAAAAACGAGACCTCGTTGTCGGCCGGTTTCGATGCATCGGCACGGGGCGCAATGGCCGTCAGATGCCCCGCGGTCGCGGTGTAGTTCACGACCTTGCCGTTAAGGGTCATCGTGTGATGGGTGATGGCTGCCTGGTCGAACGCGCTGTTTGCGGGAAGGCCGTCGCCTGCTGCCGTGCTGTATGTATTGGGATCCGCATAACGCTGGTCGGCGAGTGCTGCGGCACTGGGGCCCGGGGCGGGTGATTGTGCCGTTTCGGGCACGGCACCCGCAGGCTTGTTGTCGCCGCCACATGCGCTCAGCAATGCAACAGCAAGACTGAATAGGCATCCGTAGCGTGCGCAATAAACGACCCTGTTGACCATTCTTGAACCTCGTATTTGTATTGAGTGTTTATAAACGGCGTCCCTACGATGCCTGCCTGTCATGGGCATCGCGTCTCCAGCCGCTGTGAGGTAATCCGACATCTACGTACGACCACGGTCCCGCTTTGCAAAGTCATGCGGTCGTGCATTAAAGACGAGCGGCGCAAGAAAGGAGACCAGTTCGTCGGGAAATTTTTTTTGCCCGACCGATGGCACGACCCATTGCATGAACGCAGCAGAAAAAATATTTCGGCTTCGCCTGGTCCTTTATCGATCGTCGTGCGTCTTTAGCTTCATTGCAGATCTGGCGGGTACGTAGTGCGCCGGTTCTCCCTGGCACAACAAGATCAAAGACCATCGCAGGAGAGCAGATGAAGCATCAGGAATGGCTACCGTCGTATCTGACTCGAAAGAGCTTCGCGCCCATCCTCGTGGCGCTGATGTCGCTCGCCGCGTGCGGGGGTAACGACCTGCCGGGTGCGGCCAGCAAGGCATCCGGTAGCGGTGCCGCGATCGCGCCGCCGCAGACCGTGACGACGACGCCCGAACCGGCGCCGTTCAAACCGCCTGTGCCGACGCCCGGCGTCGGCGCGCAGTTTGCGAATTCGCCGACCGGCATTCCTTATCCTCCGCTCAGCACGCTGTATCCGGGGCACAACGGGCCGACGGTGGACGACGGCATGGTGCTGCCGTGGCTCTCCATGCGCGCGCCGAAAAGATTCAGTGCGACGGTGCAGACGTCTTTCGATACCGATCACGATGGCAAGAAAGATCGCATCGCGCTGCGCATCGTGCAGCCCGCGGAAGTCGACGAAGGGTTGAAGACGCCGGTCATCGTCCGGCCGTCGGTCTATTACGCGGACCCCGACTATGCCGCGACCGAACGGGAGCCATTCCTTGGCGAAGCGGAATATCTCCGGATGGGATTTACCGTCATCTATGCGGATTCGCTCGGTACGAATCTGTCGGACGGCTGCTGGTCGGTGATGGACTCGACCGAGGGCGAAGCGATGGCTGCCGTCGTCCGCTGGCTCACCGGCGACAAGTCGGCGCCGGGGTTCGACGACAAGGACAATCCTCTTGGCGCTAGCTGGTCCACGGGACACGTTGCGATGGAAGGGATTTCATACGGCGGCACGCTACCTTCGATGGTCGCCATTACTGGCGTGCCGGGTCTGGAAGCAATTGTTCCGGTCGAGGGGATCAGCAACGGCTACGACTATTTCCGCTACAACGGCGTGATATCCGATGTGATCGGAACGATCAGCCTCACCGACTACCTGTCTGCGGAAAGCTCGACGCGTACCGCAAAGGCATGCGCACCGTTCCAACGGGAACTGTCTGCTCGATCCGACGACGCGACCCTCGCGTACAACGATTTCTGGAAGGCGCGCAATACGCTTGCGCATGCCGACCGGATCAAGGCGGCGACCCTGGTCACGCAAGGGCAGGACGACAACAACGTCAAAACGAAGAACGGCGTGCAGCTCTACAACGCGTTGTACAACCTGAAGAAGCCCGTACAGCTATGGCTGCATAGCAGGAACCACGACGATCCGGTCTGGCAGAAGGAATGGGCGAAAGAGGTTCTGCTCTGGTATTCGCGTTACCTGTTCGGCGTGAATAACGGCGTGGAAACACAGCCGGCCTATGCTCGCGAAACGCCTGCGGGCGACAAGCCCACCGGTGGCAGCAATACGAGCAACAATCCGGATAGCGGCGACAACACGCTCATCGGTCACTGCAAGGACGGTCATAACCCGAGGGACTGCATTCCGACGGGCGAGCTGATCGTGAAGGAGCAGGCATGGCCCGCAACACAAGCCGTTGCCTACTATCTTCGCGGTGACGGCAAGACGGGCGGGTTGTTCACGCCGGTCTCAACGGATGGTGCCGACAACAAGGCAATCAGCTTCGACGGCACGCATCCGGTTTCGTACGAGAGTGCGCCGCTCGTCAACGCAACGCGGTACGCCGGCGTCATCGCGATCGCGATGACCGGGAAGTTCTCACCGGCGGTGACCGATATCAAGGCCACGCTTTCCGTCGACGGTACGCCGGTCACGTATGGCTGGGCGAATCCTCGCTTCTACAAAGGCCTCGATCAGGTCGCGACGATTACACCGCGCTCGAACTACAGCTTTTCTCTGGAGATGATGCCGCGGGATTTCACTGTGCTGCCCGGCAGCAGGATCGAACTCAAGCTGGAGGGTTTTCAGGGGAGTGCGCAGGTCACGCTCGCGCTGGATCGGACGGCGGTAAACATGCCGGTGGTACCGGTGGCCAACGTGATCGAAGTGATGAAGCTGAACTGAGGCGGAAGCGGGCCGCGTGAGCGGCCCGCAAGACGAGCTGGACGGCTCTGTCACGTAGGCGGAAGTGAAAGTCAGTATTGCAAGGAAGCGTAGCAATCCCGGCTCCAAAGCGTGATTCAATGAACGCAATGGACAAGGAGTGCCGATGATGAACCGAACCCTGATGTTGGCGTTAGTTGCAGTAGCCGCCTTGTGGACGACAGGCAGCGAAGCGGCACAACCTGCTTACTCTTACGCGACAACGGTGCGCCTCGCCGACGGCAAGACGCTGAATTGCGCTGTCAACGAGTCGGTGGATGTCGCGCACGTGTCGAGCGAGCCCCTGACTCGTCGCGAACAGACGGAAGCTGACGTGCTGGCTACGCAGCGGCTGCGTCTGCTGAGCGGGCCGACGTCCGAGTATCCGTCCCCTTACACGGCGCCCAATGTAAGCTGCGGAGCGGCCGGCTGAGGCCCGATTGAAACTTGGCTGAAAGCGGGCTAACACTCGCGCGCCAGCAAAAACGGCTTACCGCGCATCGTGGTCGTGGTCGTGGGCGGCGCTCGACGTATCGACCAGGCCGCCCCGCCGTGCCGGTTTAAAAACGGGTTCGAATGCCGCTCGTCAGTTCGAGCTGGGTATTCGCGCCGAACGTGGTCGCTTCCGTATAGCCGCCGTGCAGTTTCATGAAGTCGCCCGCCAGGTAGACTTCAGTGCGTTTCGACAGATGGTAGAAGGCCGACCAGTAGAGGGTCTCCTTATAGCCGTTGCCGACACCGTTGGTCATGCTGAAATCGCCGATGTTTGCATTCGGCGTGAAACCGTCGGTATTGTTGGCCGCATTGTGAATGCGCATTTGCTGGTAACCGACTTCATAGTCGAACGCACCTTTAGGCGCCAGCTTGAGCGATACCGTCCACGCGTTGTCCTGACGCTGGCCGAGCGCCCCCTGGTTGCCCAGGTATCGGAAGTAGCCGGCATTGGCACGCAAGATACCGTACGTGTAATTACCGCCTACCGAGAATGACTGATTCGTAAAGCCGTCGCGGTTGGCGTGGCTATAGAACGCCGACACGTTGAACGGGCCGCCGTTATAGCCGAGCGCGGCCTGGTAATTCGAGTCGACGCCGAAACTGGTGGTGTTGCCGAACGCGTAGCCCGCACTCGCGAAGATGCCGTTGTCGAACAGCTTCTTCCATGCGACGCTGTTGTTATACCGGGTG
This genomic stretch from Paraburkholderia bryophila harbors:
- a CDS encoding LuxR C-terminal-related transcriptional regulator, translating into MIEFSDSTDRKWTVSLIQTKMIPPRLPPGCVRRSGLIEQLGRRPPRSVTVVTAPAGFGKTTLLAEWSEALSEQKYPVAWLSLDDEDDDPQQFGAYLVAALSRASEDIGWQAQQLLDNDALTPIRTVISVLLNGIAACGRCVFLVLDDADRLTAKPVLAIASRLLQYAPDNMHVLLGARGEPALTLGQLRAPEKLMRINVDDLRFSIDEAQAFFDQTGTRPLDRTSVKLLNETTEGWVAGLQLASLALTQAGDAARVASHLAGSGSGIDRYLNDTVLMHLPPPMLKFLLYTSILERLTPGVCDAIMGDGAESGKKLDWLERHNVFIRPLDEPQVWYRYHALLSDALRRRLIRQMPQQVALLHHRASQWFAGARLWPEAVRHALAADEPEQAAQWVENCAIERLEHGEPYTSLGWIEKLPANVVHGRLRLRLAKAWALALSLQTIRASTEIGAVVDEFNRMCHAHSAVVDETALAEVSAVGALIAGVSDDSERALELGRATEGSMAPVAPWVKRYSQIAQFFGLIYRGRFDHILGIWEIVKNGAGHGEDPSYSDMFRHAMYGLAALIYGELRDAKRTLEAAVRHTENAFGASSSCAVELAGLLAFAYYECNELSEARKMIAGRMSIALETTHQGGLIRHVLCAARLLWRDGETGSALAILEDGRRVAKARQWLRLKLACDAETARLLLDDGNVTQARQIADELSMNVPKMCEGRMGSAVETWTSYCLVQARVLIAENLSDKAVSILVRLLDTLAALCWRPAEALVSLLLSRAFDQRGESEKALTALDRALRIGGAIGMINSFVDEGQPVRELLRRFCQVSGEDSFAEIAYANRLLAVFDELDHSRSASTRFVEVVTSSDTLSARELEIVTYVARGLSNKEVGRALKLAPETVKWHMKNIFEKLNVNSRIEAVQTALSRD
- a CDS encoding TonB-dependent siderophore receptor, with translation MTASKTRKMLERCMLAVLLGTLNFVSIAAHAQTTVDLPAQTLALSLSQLARDGNVNILAPAALTANHDAPALSGTLTLVQALDRLLQGTGLTAQKRNESTYVIERLPAQSGTAPPLAAEALAVLPTIAVTAPAATEDLGFAARSSSFATRTDTPIADIPQSIEVLTPDVLESQRDESVTDALRNVSSMTIERAQTYTAQGTPYIRGFMAPVLINGLPVALTQSDIPLSLPAVALSRVEVLKGADSILAGSMDPGGIINVVTKTPQADPVHRLTVQTGSYGDWLGSLDLAGSILDDGKLTYRFVVSAEHADRNFIGYDGQRDFYVAPSIGWQDVQTRVVVGFEQHTSRVPVAPISLFLPGGPLQSSSPLGRPDDGFMSNSTSLYYDYTRKLAGSLTFHSKARYDAARQDFKAYALAQLSPGTSSVGIFNAQTDQIRQNQISLDNNLQMKIHTGSVKHTLLAGVAWSSDRYAQMPGNGPASAAALPSPQLPSIELQDIAKIPTETDVQATLYVQDQIAWGPLRVLLNLARSYVWTTHALPGSASNSAANWSPGIGIAYRMSDAVTVYANATHSFEPQYTFPAFDGRAPLPRVGRSVEAGVKLALLDDRLTATAALFRSRQSNPVQVDPTHPGFYVTSPDFAYRGVEFDMTGRLLPGWNVIASYAYSNLQTPDDEWGQLPAHVASLWTTYDFQSEPLRGWGMGFGIWARNRYNATDSQEAMHPVPGQARTDASLYYRARHWSTTLSVKNVFNHRLYGDYALRDVELQPGRLFYLSSSYDF
- a CDS encoding FecR family protein, whose amino-acid sequence is MPLSQSERDHADDLFSSAKFGDTQQKKAALAAIEAWAGQIPERLAYLAELEAADRAVDTNLAALRSRYPRQVDNRTPRPTEPARTARLPGLWPGIALACCAMAMTTVWVINPVQSRQDMSSSIGQQSSLDLDDGSHVLLNTNTAIRFVNRLRSRELTLERGEALFSVNHSALRPFHVYAGTAEIRDVGTQFSVRLLDSGVSVAVLEGQVSVTSSSSAPPALLTAHEALRTNGTAVVPVTGSQAVSAMLDWTDRRLDFNATRISDVIEELQRYRAQPIVLADPRAGTFRVTGGFSIADPDQLLKTLPSVAPVTVTVKPDGTAVVASRR
- a CDS encoding RNA polymerase sigma factor, which codes for MAKGLFDELVSGYYELKRVLTRELDTDNAADVAQSSFERALRYAQSHEVHSPRGLLFGIARNLQIDGGRRVSRVSWRSVDDSEDDLDRIAYSELTPERSLAGRQAVNELCTIIDALPPRCREAFVLCKLHHMTYEEAASEMGISPTVIRKYLVQAMRECRAVLR
- a CDS encoding S10 family serine carboxypeptidase-like protein; its protein translation is MPMTGRHRRDAVYKHSIQIRGSRMVNRVVYCARYGCLFSLAVALLSACGGDNKPAGAVPETAQSPAPGPSAAALADQRYADPNTYSTAAGDGLPANSAFDQAAITHHTMTLNGKVVNYTATAGHLTAIAPRADASKPADNEVSFFYVAYTRDNQPLGTRPVTFFWNGGPGSSTIWLHLGSWGPKTFKVDEASFTPDQLQTQPTSFPLVDNDVSMLDDTDLVFVDAPGTGFSEAIAPHTNQEFWGVDQDTKAFRDFITRYIAANHRQTSPKYLYGESYGGIRTPIVADLLEQAGSSGQGGPALTGVILNSPILSYKTNCERSGNFSCEGFIPSYGAVAYSKKVATDPLAATATLPDYVNQMRLFSSQYWVPALSPYLRSTASRKSVPGEPGSFTQDQQTLFGLLAAKTGLTNVEWSTSLNMRPQYFEASMIAQLGLGDDGTHMDRYNGMVTIPASATYDAQSYNDLAFQNEITGFLPNFLGYTSKSTYALEPSDPIDMWDWKHGADKSNHPTSLPDLTDALTLDPKLKVVVFHGYHDLACPLHQSELDLEGAGLAPTVPVKAFPGGHMIYLTKDSRQPMKQAIDRFFGTASVASVAAR